Genomic DNA from Deltaproteobacteria bacterium:
CCCGCACCCCCGACAACCTGAGAGGCCGCGCCGCGAGCTTCCAGCGCATGCTCGGGGTGGGCGCCCCGTCGCTGGGCGAGGCCCACTCCGGCGCCGTCGCCGCCCTCATCGGGGCGCCGTGGACGCTGATGGTGACCGCGGTCGTTTGCATCGGACTGACGGCTGGGCTGGTGGTGAAGCGGCCG
This window encodes:
- a CDS encoding MFS transporter codes for the protein RTPDNLRGRAASFQRMLGVGAPSLGEAHSGAVAALIGAPWTLMVTAVVCIGLTAGLVVKRPDLRDRDL